The Pseudanabaena yagii GIHE-NHR1 genomic interval CACCAATGCCATTAATATCCAGAGCTTCACGGCTCACCCAATGCTCTAGCGCCCCCCGCACGATCGCAGGACATTCAAGATTAATACAACGGGTTGCGGCTTCATCTTCAGGCTTGAGAACGGGCTGACCACATTCTGGGCAATGGGTGGGCATTACAAAACGGGTGGCGCGATAGGGACGCAGTTCAGGCAAAATTCGCACCACTTCAGGGATGATTTCTCCAGCTTTGCGGACGATCGCAGTATCACCGATATGTAAATCTAGTTCCGCGAGGCGATCGCTATTGTGCAAAGTTGCCCTAGAGACTGTCGTCCCCGCAAGGAGAACGGGACGCAGTTCGGCAACGGGAGTGAGAGTTCCTGTGCGCCCCACTTGGACAGTGACAGCTTCAATGACCGTAGGCATTTCTTCGGCAGGATATTTCCATGCGATCGCCCAGCGTGGTGTTTTTTGCGTGAAGCCTAAGCGCTCCTGTTGGGGGAAAGAGTTGAGCTTAATCACCATGCCATCGGTCATGTAGGGCAGGTCATGGCGTGCGGTTGCCCAATGGTCATAATAGTCCTGTAGTTCTTGAATGGATTTGCAGAGCTTTTTATTAGGATTGACCCGAAATCCAATTTGTTGCAGAAATCCTAGAGCTTGCCATTGGGAAGAAATATCATCCAGATTTTGCAAAGCAAAATCTGGATGATTAGTATCGGGAGAGGAGGGAAGATTAAATAAGGGTAGTTCTGTTATTGCAGAATCAGATGAGTCAGATTTAGCTTCTGGGAAATGAATAGTATAGGCAAAGAAATCGAGGCGGCGTTTAGCGACGATGCGTGAATCGAGTTGGCGTAATGTACCTGCGGCGGCGTTGCGAGGATTAGCGAAGAGGGATTCTCCCAGTTGCGATCGCTCTTGGTTAATCTCATCAAAAACTGCGATCGGCAGAAATGCTTCCCCCCGAATTTCTAAGCGATCGGGAGGATTTTCTAAATTAAGCTTTAAGGGAATGGAACGAATGGTTTTAATATTGGTGGTGATATCTTCCCCTGATACACCATCACCTCTGGTTGCGCCACGCACGAGTATGCCTTGCTCGTAGGTTAAGGCGATCGCTGATCCATCAATCTTTAATTCACAAACATATTCCATTTGAGAAACAGATTGCGACGCAATTTGTTTCTCAAGATTTAATCCTTTTTGACAACGCTCTTGCCATGAGTTCACATCATCGGTAGTGAAAGCATTTTCTAAGCTATAAAGTGGAACGTGATGCTGAACTGAGACGAATTGGCTCACAGGCTTTTCACCGACGCGCTGGGTGGGGCTATCGGGGGTAATTAGCTGTGGATATTGCTTTTCGAGATCTAGCAATTCATGGTAGAGCGCATCGTAAACTGAGTCTTCCATCGTGGGAGCATCAAGGGCATAATATTCATAACTAGCCCGTTGCAAAATCTTCCGCAGTTCTGCTACTCTCGATTGAATCTCAGGATTTAGAAATAGTTCAGTCACGATGATCTTGGCATTATTGATTAATCAATATTCTAAGCAAATTTATCATCAAATTACCTCATTAACTGGGAAGCGGTCTATAAGTTGAGCAGCTTGCTTCGCAGATTGATACATTTCCGTTGGCAAGTGGGGAACATGGGGGATTTGATAGAGTAGATCAATGGTGCGCCGCATCAGACGGACAATATCACCTTCATCAAGATTGGTGTTTTGGCATAGTTCCATCCATTCCATTCCTAATGCCCATTGCTCAACAAGTCCTGTTAGTTCATAATCTAGCCATGCAGGAATATCCACTAAATGACGACGCTGGACTTGGATTAACTCACGGCGGCGATCGCGCAAACCATCAAGGGCATCCTCAACCGTTGGCGATAAGCCAAACTTAATCCAGTTGTCAGGACGGCTGTTTTCACTGACTATCGCAGCACAGACCGTGGCAAGATGGTGGGGGGCAAGATGGTCTAGCTCTCCTGAAAGTAAGGCGCAGGCTAACCAAAGTTCATTTTCACCACGCAGAGCTGCCACGACTTGACCAACATCGGTGGGCTGGGTTTCTTGGAGACATCCGTAGGCTTGAAGAATATTGACTAAGCTCATAAACTCCTGCCAATGCCTTTGGCGGCGATCATTGACCACCTTTTGCTGAAATTCGATTTGGCGTTGTAACTGTTCGAGTCGATTAACTTTTTTGAAGACAGCGCCGCGATCGCTCATTTTAGAAACAGGATGACGATCCATTTCAGATTCGATCGCTATAACTCTTGCCTGTTGTTGCAGAACTTCGGGAGCTAACTCTGGTGGTGGTAGTGGAGTAATGGTTTGCGCGATCGCCAAGCTGGTCTCATCACCATCAATTGATTGTCCGGGACGCAATGCTAACTTGGCGGGATATGCAATATCTCCATCTAGTAATAAATCACTGCCGACTAAGACAATATCTTTATAACCTGCTACATACCAGCGATTATCGCGACCAAGGCAGACAAACCAAGGGAACTGCCCAGA includes:
- the ligA gene encoding NAD-dependent DNA ligase LigA codes for the protein MTELFLNPEIQSRVAELRKILQRASYEYYALDAPTMEDSVYDALYHELLDLEKQYPQLITPDSPTQRVGEKPVSQFVSVQHHVPLYSLENAFTTDDVNSWQERCQKGLNLEKQIASQSVSQMEYVCELKIDGSAIALTYEQGILVRGATRGDGVSGEDITTNIKTIRSIPLKLNLENPPDRLEIRGEAFLPIAVFDEINQERSQLGESLFANPRNAAAGTLRQLDSRIVAKRRLDFFAYTIHFPEAKSDSSDSAITELPLFNLPSSPDTNHPDFALQNLDDISSQWQALGFLQQIGFRVNPNKKLCKSIQELQDYYDHWATARHDLPYMTDGMVIKLNSFPQQERLGFTQKTPRWAIAWKYPAEEMPTVIEAVTVQVGRTGTLTPVAELRPVLLAGTTVSRATLHNSDRLAELDLHIGDTAIVRKAGEIIPEVVRILPELRPYRATRFVMPTHCPECGQPVLKPEDEAATRCINLECPAIVRGALEHWVSREALDINGIGEKLVKQLVTENHVNSVADLYTLTSEQLQTLDRMGQKSADKIIAAIAQSKNKPWARVLYGLGIRHVGSVNAQTIADNFPNVELLASANKEAIASIFGIGEEIAQSIYDWFRKDINQHLVECLQSTGLQFMSAPKEGKAIALNPNIAGKTFVVTGTLPTLKRDEAKDLIKSAGGKVTDSISKKTNYLVVGAEAGSKLEKAQSLGVTCISEEELLQLLG